A genomic window from Fibrobacter sp. includes:
- a CDS encoding MotA/TolQ/ExbB proton channel family protein, whose product MAKMLQSFSPESDGWQFMWIILAVFIIGLGISIERIIYIMVKSSKGRAKFLADFGKLISSQQFDQALSLANATNLPVARVMSAIVANRAGGREGMQAACDAVFLTEAPRLTRYISLVSVMASISTLLGLMGTIYGLIYTFDAVANKPASERAKALSDGIAIAMGTTLEGLLSAVPLLVIVGFLNMNSERLIQEMEEKGLKIINSLV is encoded by the coding sequence ATGGCTAAAATGCTTCAATCCTTCAGCCCCGAATCCGATGGTTGGCAGTTCATGTGGATCATCCTTGCCGTGTTCATCATCGGCCTGGGCATCTCTATCGAACGTATCATCTACATCATGGTGAAGAGCTCCAAGGGCCGCGCCAAGTTCCTCGCTGATTTCGGTAAGCTCATCTCTTCTCAGCAGTTTGACCAGGCTCTGAGCCTCGCCAATGCTACCAACCTCCCGGTTGCCCGCGTTATGTCCGCTATCGTTGCTAACCGCGCCGGTGGCCGCGAAGGCATGCAGGCTGCTTGCGACGCCGTGTTCCTGACTGAAGCTCCGCGTCTGACTCGTTACATTAGCCTTGTTTCCGTGATGGCCTCCATCTCCACGTTGCTCGGACTTATGGGTACGATTTACGGTCTGATCTACACCTTCGACGCCGTGGCTAACAAGCCCGCTTCTGAACGTGCCAAGGCTCTTTCCGACGGTATCGCTATCGCTATGGGTACGACGCTTGAAGGTCTTCTCTCCGCCGTGCCTCTTCTGGTCATCGTCGGCTTCCTCAACATGAACTCCGAACGCCTCATCCAGGAAATGGAAGAAAAGGGCCTCAAGATTATCAACTCCCTCGTCTAA